A single genomic interval of Methylobacterium bullatum harbors:
- the tilS gene encoding tRNA(Ile)-lysidine synthase, whose product MNAAPLSDGIDATLAVALMPYLRSSRLLIAVSGGPDSTALMHAAARLCSAHPIQVATVDHGLRAEGGDEARSVGLTARALGLSHHILTWDGDKPSRGIQAAARHARYTLLAECAGRIGADTILTGHTADDQAETVLMRLLAGSGPGGLAGMRRERNLAPGMRLARPFLDIPKADLVAYCAAHGLMSARDPSNVDERFARARLRRLMPDLAAEGLSPERLRRLAARMARDEDALRDAACAAFTALRITSDAVVLDAPPLAALPDAILIRVVGLALHEAGGGGAIRLERLERLVFDGLRPALVAGTAMRRTLRGILVDLKAEGVLSLRTAPPRRSPS is encoded by the coding sequence TTGAACGCCGCTCCATTGAGTGACGGGATCGACGCGACGCTCGCCGTCGCGCTGATGCCGTATCTCAGGTCTAGCCGCCTTCTCATCGCCGTCTCGGGCGGACCGGATTCCACCGCCTTGATGCATGCGGCCGCCCGGCTCTGTTCGGCGCATCCGATTCAGGTGGCAACGGTGGATCATGGCCTCCGAGCCGAGGGAGGCGACGAGGCCCGGAGCGTCGGGCTCACCGCCAGGGCGCTCGGATTGAGTCATCACATCCTGACCTGGGACGGCGACAAGCCGAGCCGTGGTATTCAAGCCGCCGCCCGTCACGCGCGCTACACCCTCCTCGCAGAATGCGCGGGACGGATCGGTGCCGATACCATTCTCACCGGTCATACCGCCGACGATCAGGCGGAGACCGTGCTGATGCGGCTCCTCGCCGGAAGCGGTCCGGGGGGGCTCGCGGGGATGCGGCGCGAGCGAAACCTCGCACCGGGCATGCGCCTAGCGAGGCCCTTCCTCGATATTCCGAAGGCGGACCTCGTCGCCTACTGCGCTGCCCATGGACTAATGTCCGCGCGCGATCCCTCGAATGTGGATGAGCGCTTCGCGCGCGCGCGCCTGCGTCGCCTCATGCCCGATCTCGCGGCGGAGGGCCTCAGTCCCGAACGGCTCCGCCGCCTCGCCGCCCGCATGGCTCGCGACGAAGACGCGTTACGCGACGCCGCCTGCGCCGCCTTCACCGCACTCCGCATCACCAGCGATGCCGTCGTATTGGATGCCCCTCCGCTGGCCGCCTTGCCGGACGCGATCCTCATCCGCGTTGTCGGCCTCGCATTGCACGAGGCTGGCGGGGGAGGGGCTATTCGCCTCGAACGCCTGGAACGTCTCGTCTTCGACGGTCTTCGGCCGGCCCTCGTCGCAGGCACCGCCATGCGGAGGACACTTCGCGGCATCCTCGTCGATCTGAAGGCCGAGGGCGTCCTCTCCTTACGCACAGCCCCGCCCAGGCGGTCTCCATCTTAG
- the cpoB gene encoding Cell division coordinator CpoB, with product MHPRPIRPQVPLPMLRRLLLTATSLAFLAPLTVVGPAAAQDASEFVVRLNRIENQSRQMAGQIETLQYENRQLKEQLRKFQEDVEYRLQEGKGGGGKPAATPSGTNPGPAKQQKRSDAFDPEQNPGRPGGPMQLGTTVPSGAIAAAPSSRGPSVPPTVVDADDEEPGLSPPGLGGPVDLTPPSRVPTTGTLASPSRPMTSVAATTTGDARADYETAYSYIAGRHYEQAEMSLRQFIQSHPRDAQVPSATYWLGESYLQRNRNREAAEQFLKVSTDYARSPQAPDAMLKLGISLNALGAREQACATLAELERKFPSAAQGVRQSVVREQKRARCAA from the coding sequence ATGCATCCCCGTCCGATCCGACCACAGGTGCCGCTTCCCATGCTCCGCCGCCTGCTTCTCACGGCCACGTCACTCGCATTCCTCGCCCCCCTGACCGTCGTCGGTCCGGCGGCGGCTCAGGATGCGTCGGAGTTCGTCGTCCGCCTGAACCGCATCGAGAACCAGTCTCGCCAGATGGCGGGTCAGATCGAGACGCTGCAATACGAGAACCGCCAGCTCAAGGAACAGCTTCGCAAGTTCCAGGAAGACGTCGAATACCGGCTGCAGGAAGGCAAGGGCGGCGGTGGAAAGCCTGCCGCCACCCCGTCCGGCACCAATCCCGGACCAGCCAAGCAGCAGAAGCGCAGCGATGCCTTCGACCCGGAGCAGAATCCGGGCCGTCCCGGCGGGCCGATGCAGCTTGGCACGACCGTGCCCTCCGGCGCCATCGCCGCCGCGCCTTCGTCACGGGGCCCGAGTGTACCGCCCACCGTGGTCGATGCCGATGATGAGGAGCCCGGTCTGTCTCCTCCCGGCCTCGGCGGCCCCGTCGACCTCACTCCGCCCTCGCGCGTGCCCACAACCGGCACGCTGGCGAGCCCGTCGCGCCCGATGACCAGCGTGGCTGCAACGACGACGGGTGACGCACGAGCAGATTACGAGACGGCCTACAGCTACATCGCCGGACGGCATTACGAACAGGCGGAGATGAGCCTGCGCCAGTTCATTCAGTCGCATCCGCGCGACGCGCAGGTGCCGTCGGCGACTTACTGGCTCGGTGAAAGCTACCTCCAGCGAAACCGCAACCGCGAGGCGGCCGAGCAGTTCCTGAAGGTCTCGACGGATTATGCCCGCTCGCCCCAGGCGCCGGACGCGATGCTGAAGCTCGGAATCTCGCTGAATGCCCTCGGCGCTCGCGAACAGGCCTGCGCGACCCTCGCAGAACTGGAACGCAAATTTCCTTCCGCCGCACAGGGTGTCCGCCAGAGCGTGGTCCGCGAGCAAAAACGCGCACGCTGCGCCGCTTGA
- a CDS encoding Outer membrane lipoprotein Omp16 yields the protein MSMTARFRVFPLAAALCAALSVAACTNDKDLADASGFAGGANTPGSAQDFVVNIGDRVFFESDSTDLTPTATATLDKQAQWLQRYPRYTFLVEGHADERGTREYNFSLGERRAQSVKDYLSSRGLAAGRMRTVSYGKERPVAVCNDISCWSQNRRAVTVLDRGAGS from the coding sequence ATGTCCATGACCGCGCGCTTTCGCGTGTTTCCGCTCGCGGCAGCCCTTTGCGCCGCGCTCAGTGTCGCTGCCTGCACCAACGACAAGGACCTCGCCGACGCCTCGGGTTTCGCAGGCGGCGCCAATACGCCGGGCAGCGCGCAGGACTTCGTCGTCAATATCGGCGACCGCGTCTTCTTCGAATCGGATTCGACCGACCTGACGCCGACCGCCACCGCCACCCTCGACAAACAGGCTCAGTGGTTGCAGCGCTACCCTCGCTATACCTTCCTTGTCGAAGGCCATGCCGACGAGCGCGGAACCCGCGAGTACAACTTCTCGCTCGGCGAGCGCCGGGCTCAATCCGTCAAGGACTATCTGTCCTCGCGTGGACTTGCCGCTGGAAGGATGCGGACGGTTTCCTACGGCAAGGAGCGCCCGGTCGCCGTGTGCAACGACATCTCCTGCTGGTCTCAGAACCGCCGCGCCGTGACCGTCCTCGACCGGGGCGCCGGCTCCTGA
- the rcsC gene encoding Sensor histidine kinase RcsC, with the protein MSGAPKVLIVEDNFLLLDMLTIQCERAGLTAVAASSGEDALTLLRTRGADFDWLLTDINLPGLIDGWTVALAFREVRPDRPVIYASTNAYFDRRPLRGSLSVRKPFQIREIVALARMMAAERGLSPALVSHQASA; encoded by the coding sequence ATGAGTGGCGCACCGAAAGTTCTGATCGTCGAGGACAATTTCCTCCTGCTGGATATGTTGACGATCCAGTGCGAGCGTGCCGGCCTCACGGCCGTGGCGGCGTCCAGTGGCGAAGACGCTCTGACGCTTCTCAGGACGCGTGGTGCCGATTTCGACTGGTTGCTGACCGATATCAATCTCCCGGGATTGATAGACGGTTGGACGGTGGCTCTCGCCTTCCGCGAGGTTCGTCCTGATCGCCCGGTCATCTATGCGTCGACGAATGCCTATTTCGATCGCAGGCCACTTCGGGGAAGCCTCTCGGTCCGCAAGCCCTTTCAGATCCGCGAGATCGTCGCCCTTGCACGGATGATGGCGGCCGAGCGCGGCCTATCCCCCGCTCTCGTTTCGCACCAGGCATCGGCGTGA
- a CDS encoding putative signaling protein: MDEVCAHPSFRSPVPIPLDGDTPEREEITVGRRDDAHVIAALQARIEDQARVIDAQALSLAHSRKIFERASAAAKIGVWECRLDDEALTWTDAVYRMFDLRVGSAVDRETTLGCYSPASRIRLDALRSEAIAERGGFTLDAEIVTALGNRRWIRVTATVECEGGIPVRIFGMKQDITEEKILADRTRYLAEFDTLTGLPNRTSFHGRLTGMDKLGALLLLDLDGFKQVNDIHGHMAGDACLAEVGRRLKETCRHTEFVARIGGDEFGIVVDATIGTQGLATLAKRIIAAMAPPIAWGQGTFTIGVSVGIATMVRHSPEDLFAEADMALYAAKADGRGTFRLAPTAK; this comes from the coding sequence ATGGATGAGGTCTGCGCCCACCCGTCGTTCCGCTCACCGGTGCCGATCCCTCTCGATGGGGATACCCCTGAACGGGAAGAGATCACGGTTGGGCGCCGCGATGACGCACACGTGATCGCGGCCCTCCAGGCACGTATCGAGGACCAGGCCCGCGTCATCGACGCGCAGGCCCTGTCCCTTGCCCACAGCAGAAAGATCTTCGAACGCGCCTCGGCCGCGGCCAAAATCGGAGTGTGGGAATGCCGCCTCGACGATGAGGCACTGACCTGGACGGATGCCGTCTACCGGATGTTCGACCTGCGGGTGGGCTCCGCGGTGGACCGTGAAACGACCCTGGGCTGCTACAGCCCGGCGTCACGCATCCGCCTCGACGCACTTCGGAGCGAGGCCATCGCCGAGCGTGGCGGCTTTACCCTCGATGCCGAAATCGTAACAGCTTTGGGTAATCGACGCTGGATCCGCGTGACCGCTACGGTGGAATGCGAGGGTGGAATACCGGTCCGCATCTTCGGCATGAAACAGGACATCACCGAGGAGAAGATCCTCGCCGACCGGACCCGCTATCTCGCGGAGTTTGATACCCTGACGGGCCTGCCCAACCGCACAAGCTTCCACGGCCGCCTCACCGGCATGGACAAGCTGGGAGCCCTGCTGCTCCTCGACCTCGACGGCTTCAAACAGGTCAACGACATTCATGGCCACATGGCCGGCGATGCCTGTCTCGCCGAGGTGGGCCGCCGCCTCAAAGAGACGTGCCGTCACACGGAATTCGTCGCACGCATTGGAGGTGACGAGTTCGGGATCGTCGTCGACGCCACCATCGGCACACAGGGCCTCGCGACCCTGGCGAAACGGATCATCGCCGCCATGGCGCCGCCCATCGCCTGGGGGCAGGGCACCTTCACGATCGGCGTCTCCGTCGGCATCGCCACGATGGTACGCCACAGCCCGGAGGACCTCTTCGCGGAGGCCGACATGGCTCTCTATGCGGCCAAGGCGGATGGGCGTGGGACGTTCCGCCTAGCCCCTACGGCGAAGTGA
- the hemC gene encoding Porphobilinogen deaminase, with product MIQRPLRIGTRGSPMALAQTGMVRDKIVAANPGLETELVVVNTVADRILDRPLSEIGGKGLFTKELEQALFADVVDVAVHSMKDVETWLPEGLVIACILERDDPRDAFLSAQAEGFAGLAPGARVGTSSLRRAAQVLMRRPDLRIVPMRGNANTRMRKLQEGTCEATLLALCGLERLGMADMARSVLAVDEMLPAVAQGALGIECREADSDVRALLAPLRSATATSELDAERGLLAELDGSCRTPIAALARIDGDVLTLDGLLFLPDGSAHWAVRRRGTVSDAARIGQDAGAELKRAAGDTYAKHLQ from the coding sequence ATGATCCAGCGCCCCCTCCGCATCGGCACCCGCGGTAGCCCAATGGCTCTCGCACAGACGGGAATGGTCCGCGACAAGATCGTGGCGGCTAATCCGGGGCTGGAGACAGAGTTGGTGGTGGTCAACACGGTGGCCGACCGCATCCTCGACCGACCGCTCTCCGAGATCGGCGGCAAGGGACTGTTCACGAAGGAACTCGAACAGGCCCTTTTTGCCGACGTGGTCGATGTGGCCGTACATTCGATGAAGGATGTCGAGACCTGGTTGCCCGAAGGGCTGGTCATCGCCTGCATCCTGGAACGGGACGATCCGCGCGATGCTTTCCTCTCTGCGCAAGCGGAGGGTTTTGCCGGCCTTGCGCCGGGCGCCCGCGTCGGCACGTCCTCCCTGCGCCGAGCCGCTCAGGTCCTCATGCGCCGCCCGGACCTGCGCATCGTCCCCATGCGCGGCAATGCCAATACCCGGATGCGCAAGCTTCAGGAGGGCACCTGCGAGGCGACGCTCCTGGCCCTTTGCGGCCTCGAACGCCTTGGTATGGCCGACATGGCACGGAGCGTCCTGGCCGTGGACGAAATGCTCCCCGCCGTGGCGCAGGGCGCACTCGGCATCGAATGCCGAGAGGCGGATTCCGACGTTCGTGCGTTGCTCGCCCCTCTTCGATCCGCCACGGCCACGTCCGAACTCGACGCCGAGCGCGGGCTCCTGGCGGAACTCGATGGATCGTGCCGCACCCCCATCGCGGCCCTGGCACGGATCGACGGCGACGTGCTGACCCTCGACGGTCTGTTGTTCCTGCCGGACGGCAGCGCCCATTGGGCGGTCCGCCGTAGGGGCACGGTATCGGACGCCGCTCGGATCGGACAGGATGCCGGAGCCGAACTGAAACGCGCAGCCGGCGACACCTACGCCAAACATCTGCAATAG